TCGGTGGCGACGACGGCCGAGACCTCGTCGACGGTGATCGAGCGGTCCACGATGTCGGCCACCACGACCCGGTCGCGAGCCGCCGCAGCGTCCGTCACGAGGCGCTCCGCGGGGCGTGGCCCTCGCCCGAGACCTGGGCGAGGACGTGGTCGAGCAGGCCGTCGAGGACCGCGAGTCCGTCAGCGACACCGCCGCGGGACCCGGGGAGCGTGACGATCAGGGTGCCGCCGCCGGCGATCCCCGCGATGCCACGACTGAGCAGCGCGGTCGGTCCTGCTCCGGCGAGTCCGCGGCGCCGGATCTCCTCGGTGATGCCGGGGAGCTCGAGGTCGATGAGCGGTGCGATCGCCTCGGGCGTGCGGTCGGTCGGGGTGACGCCGGTCCCGCCCGTGGTGATCACGACCCGGGCGTCCGACAGGAGTTCGGCGGAGACCGTCTCGGCGATCGGGCCGCCGTCGGGCACGATGACCGGCTCGGCCACGGTGAAGGCTCGCTCGCGGAGCCAGCCCGCGATGACGGGACCGGTCCGGTCGAGCGCGAAGTCGACGGACGCCTGGGTCGACACCACCACGACGGCCGCCCGGCCCCTGGTCGGCTGCGAGGTCATCGGTTGCTCCAGTCCCCCGAGCGTCCGCCGTGCTTCTCGAGCACCCGGACGTCCGTGATCGTGGCCGTGCGGTCGACGGCCTTCACCATGTCGTACACGGTCAGGGCCGCGATGCTCGCGCCGGTCAGCGCTTCCATCTCGACGCCGGTCCGTGAGGTCGTCCGCACGGACACCTCGACGACGACGCGGTCGTCGTCGCCGGTGATGTCGACCTCGACCCCGGCGATCGGCAGCGGGTGGCAGAGCGGGATGAGGTCGGAGGTCTTCTTCACCGCCATGATCGCCGCGATGCGGGCGGTGCCGATCACCTCGCCCTTGGGCAGCGAGCCGTCGAGGATGCGGGCGACGACGTCGGGGCGGGTGACGAGGGTCGCGGTCGCGGTGGCGGACCGCGCGGTGACGTCCTTCTCGGAGACGTCGACCATGTGGGCGGTGCCGTCGGCGCGGACGTGCGAGAGTTCGTCGCCGCCGGGCAGAGTCGGGTCGGTCATCGGAGGCTCCAGACGGTCAGCGGGTCACCGGGCGCCACCGTGGCGGTGCCGATCGGGACGTGGACGAGGTGCGTGGCGGTGGCGTAGTGCGCGAGCAGGTGCGAGCTGGGGCCCCCGACGA
The sequence above is a segment of the Curtobacterium sp. BH-2-1-1 genome. Coding sequences within it:
- a CDS encoding molybdopterin-binding protein, translating into MTSQPTRGRAAVVVVSTQASVDFALDRTGPVIAGWLRERAFTVAEPVIVPDGGPIAETVSAELLSDARVVITTGGTGVTPTDRTPEAIAPLIDLELPGITEEIRRRGLAGAGPTALLSRGIAGIAGGGTLIVTLPGSRGGVADGLAVLDGLLDHVLAQVSGEGHAPRSAS
- the moaC gene encoding cyclic pyranopterin monophosphate synthase MoaC, producing the protein MTDPTLPGGDELSHVRADGTAHMVDVSEKDVTARSATATATLVTRPDVVARILDGSLPKGEVIGTARIAAIMAVKKTSDLIPLCHPLPIAGVEVDITGDDDRVVVEVSVRTTSRTGVEMEALTGASIAALTVYDMVKAVDRTATITDVRVLEKHGGRSGDWSNR